A section of the Streptomyces sp. SCL15-4 genome encodes:
- a CDS encoding sensor histidine kinase — protein MPTVSDDEQARAPRDFTGRRWLFPSALVHELDPDAGPSGRRPRRTARDWVVDFSCFLLAVLIGLAAARSVAEETGLPHSLAVLDQVLGGLSCAALWLRRRWPVGLAVAMVPVGLLSNTSGGTAMVALFTLAVHRPFRYVAWIGGAELALVPLLYWARPDPDLPYTGVVAFTALLTVSITGWGMFVRSKRMLMLSLRDRAHRAETEARLRAEQAQRLAREAIAREMHDVLAHRLTLLSVHAGALEFRPDAPREEIARAAGVIRESAHEALQDLREIIGVLRAGDAEEPSGGRPQPTLAALDALVAECREAGTKVVLDHRVADPTAVPASVGRTAYRIAQEALTNARKHAPGTAVTVCLTGAPGDGLTVTVTNPAPPAEVPPVPGSGQGLIGLTERATLAGGHLRHGARPDGGFEVRGWLPWPKG, from the coding sequence TTGCCGACCGTGAGCGACGACGAGCAGGCGCGGGCGCCGAGAGACTTCACGGGCCGACGGTGGCTGTTCCCGTCCGCGCTGGTCCACGAGCTGGACCCGGACGCAGGGCCCTCGGGCCGGCGGCCGCGGCGCACCGCGCGCGACTGGGTCGTCGACTTCTCCTGCTTCCTCCTGGCCGTCCTCATCGGCCTGGCGGCGGCCCGGTCGGTGGCCGAGGAGACCGGCCTGCCGCACTCCCTCGCCGTCCTCGACCAGGTGCTGGGCGGCCTGTCCTGCGCCGCGCTCTGGCTGCGCCGCCGGTGGCCGGTGGGGCTCGCCGTCGCGATGGTCCCGGTCGGCCTGCTGTCCAACACCTCGGGCGGCACGGCGATGGTCGCCCTGTTCACGCTCGCCGTGCACCGGCCCTTCCGGTACGTCGCCTGGATCGGCGGCGCCGAACTCGCGCTGGTCCCGCTCCTGTACTGGGCGCGGCCCGATCCCGATCTGCCCTACACCGGCGTCGTCGCGTTCACCGCGCTGCTCACCGTGTCGATCACCGGCTGGGGCATGTTCGTCCGCTCCAAGCGGATGCTGATGCTCAGTCTGCGGGACCGGGCGCACCGGGCGGAGACCGAGGCCCGGCTGCGCGCCGAGCAGGCCCAGCGGCTGGCCCGGGAGGCCATCGCCCGCGAGATGCACGACGTGCTCGCGCACCGGCTCACGCTGCTCAGCGTGCACGCGGGCGCGCTGGAGTTCCGGCCGGACGCGCCCCGCGAGGAGATCGCGCGGGCCGCCGGCGTGATCAGGGAGAGCGCCCACGAGGCCTTGCAGGACCTGCGGGAGATCATCGGTGTGCTGCGGGCCGGCGACGCCGAGGAGCCGTCCGGCGGGCGGCCGCAGCCGACGCTGGCCGCGCTGGACGCCCTGGTCGCCGAGTGCCGCGAGGCCGGGACGAAGGTCGTCCTCGACCACCGCGTCGCCGATCCCACCGCCGTCCCCGCCTCCGTCGGCCGCACCGCCTACCGCATCGCCCAGGAGGCCCTGACCAACGCCCGCAAGCACGCCCCGGGCACGGCCGTCACCGTCTGCCTGACCGGCGCTCCCGGCGACGGCCTGACGGTGACCGTCACCAACCCGGCACCGCCCGCCGAGGTCCCGCCCGTCCCCGGCTCCGGCCAGGGCCTGATCGGCCTCACGGAGCGGGCCACTCTGGCGGGCGGCCACCTCCGGCACGGCGCCCGGCCCGACGGCGGCTTCGAGGTACGGGGGTGGCTGCCGTGGCCGAAGGGATGA
- a CDS encoding ATP-binding cassette domain-containing protein yields MTLVELTDVSKHYGTVRALEGVSLEVHAGEITCVLGDNGAGKSTLIKMIAGLHRHDGGTLRIEGEETTLSSPREALDRGIATVYQDLAVVPLMPVWRNFFLGSEPRKGAGPFKRMDIDLMRRTTREALLRMGIDLRDVDQPIGTLSGGERQCVAIARAVHFGAKVLVLDEPTAALGVKQSGVVLKYVAAARDEGLGVVLITHNPHHAYLVGDRFVLLRRGAMVGNYTRDDITLDELTKQMAGGADLDALVHELQRG; encoded by the coding sequence ATGACCCTCGTCGAACTGACCGACGTCAGCAAGCACTACGGCACCGTCCGCGCCCTGGAGGGCGTCTCCCTGGAGGTCCACGCGGGTGAGATCACCTGCGTCCTCGGCGACAACGGCGCGGGCAAGTCGACGCTGATCAAGATGATCGCGGGCCTGCACCGCCACGACGGCGGCACGCTGCGCATCGAAGGCGAGGAGACCACGCTCTCCTCCCCGCGCGAGGCCCTGGACCGGGGCATCGCCACGGTCTACCAGGACCTGGCCGTCGTCCCGCTGATGCCGGTCTGGCGCAACTTCTTCCTCGGCTCCGAGCCCCGCAAGGGCGCCGGCCCGTTCAAGCGCATGGACATCGACCTGATGCGCCGCACCACCCGCGAGGCGCTGCTGCGCATGGGCATCGACCTCAGGGACGTCGACCAGCCCATCGGCACCCTCTCCGGCGGCGAACGCCAGTGCGTGGCGATCGCCCGCGCGGTGCACTTCGGCGCCAAGGTCCTCGTCCTGGACGAGCCGACGGCCGCCCTGGGCGTGAAGCAGTCCGGAGTGGTACTGAAGTATGTGGCCGCAGCACGCGACGAGGGCCTGGGCGTTGTCCTGATCACCCACAACCCGCATCACGCGTACCTCGTAGGCGACAGATTCGTGCTCCTGAGGCGGGGCGCGATGGTGGGCAATTACACACGGGACGACATCACCCTGGACGAGCTGACCAAGCAGATGGCGGGCGGAGCCGACCTGGACGCCCTGGTACACGAACTGCAACGAGGCTGA
- the allB gene encoding allantoinase AllB, translating to MSDAELVLRSTRVITPEGTRAATVTVSGGKITAVLPYDAEVPPTARLEDVGDHVLLPGLVDTHVHVNDPGRTEWEGFWTATRAAAAGGITTLIDMPLNSLPPTTTVEHLRIKQDVARDKAHIDVGFWGGALPDNVKDLRPLHDAGVFGFKAFLSPSGVDEFPHLDQDRLAQSMAEIAGFDGLLIVHAEDPHHLAAAPQHGGPKYADFLASRPRDAEDTAIAHLIAQARRLNARVHVLHLSSADALPLIRAARAEGVRVTVETCPHYLTLTAEEVPDGASEFKCCPPIRESANQDLLWQALADGTIDCVVTDHSPSTADLKTDDFATAWGGIAGLQVSLPAVWTEARRRGHTLEDVVRWMSARTAALAGLTRKGAIEAGRDADFAVLAPDETFTVDPAGLQHRNRVTAYAGRTLYGVVKSTWLRGERIVADGEFTEPKGTLLSRTR from the coding sequence GTGTCCGACGCTGAACTGGTGCTGCGCTCGACGCGCGTGATCACTCCGGAGGGGACGCGGGCCGCCACGGTCACCGTGTCCGGCGGGAAGATCACGGCGGTCCTGCCGTACGACGCCGAGGTTCCGCCCACGGCCCGGCTGGAGGACGTCGGCGACCATGTGCTGCTGCCCGGCCTGGTCGACACCCACGTACACGTCAACGACCCGGGCCGCACCGAGTGGGAGGGCTTCTGGACCGCCACCCGCGCGGCGGCGGCCGGCGGCATCACCACCCTGATCGACATGCCGCTCAACTCCCTGCCGCCCACCACCACGGTCGAGCACCTGCGGATCAAGCAGGACGTGGCCCGGGACAAGGCCCACATCGACGTCGGCTTCTGGGGCGGCGCCCTGCCCGACAACGTCAAGGACCTGCGTCCGCTGCACGACGCCGGCGTCTTCGGCTTCAAGGCCTTCCTCTCCCCGTCCGGCGTGGACGAGTTCCCGCACCTCGACCAGGACCGGCTCGCCCAGTCGATGGCCGAGATCGCCGGGTTCGACGGCCTGCTCATCGTGCACGCCGAGGACCCGCACCACCTGGCCGCCGCCCCGCAGCACGGCGGCCCGAAGTACGCCGACTTCCTCGCCTCCCGCCCGCGCGACGCCGAGGACACCGCCATCGCGCACCTGATCGCGCAGGCCCGGCGGCTGAACGCCCGTGTGCACGTGCTGCACCTGTCCTCCGCCGACGCCCTGCCGCTGATCCGCGCCGCCCGCGCCGAGGGCGTCCGCGTCACGGTGGAGACCTGCCCGCACTACCTCACCCTGACTGCCGAGGAAGTCCCCGACGGCGCCAGCGAGTTCAAGTGCTGCCCGCCCATCCGCGAGTCCGCCAACCAGGACCTGCTGTGGCAGGCCCTCGCCGACGGCACCATCGACTGCGTCGTCACCGACCACTCGCCCTCCACCGCCGACCTGAAGACCGACGACTTCGCCACCGCCTGGGGCGGCATCGCCGGCCTCCAGGTGAGCCTGCCGGCGGTGTGGACCGAGGCCCGCAGGCGCGGGCACACCCTGGAGGACGTCGTCCGCTGGATGTCCGCCCGGACCGCGGCCCTGGCCGGCCTGACCCGGAAGGGCGCCATCGAGGCCGGCCGCGACGCCGACTTCGCCGTCCTCGCACCCGACGAGACCTTCACCGTCGACCCGGCCGGCCTCCAGCACCGCAACCGGGTCACCGCCTACGCCGGCAGGACCCTGTACGGCGTCGTCAAGTCCACCTGGCTGCGCGGCGAACGCATCGTCGCCGACGGCGAGTTCACCGAGCCGAAGGGCACGCTGCTGAGCCGGACCCGCTGA
- a CDS encoding response regulator transcription factor encodes MTATPIRLLLVDDDPLVRAGLALMVGGAGDIEVVGEAADGGEAEELARRTRPDVVLMDLRMPAVDGITATRRLRARPDAPQVVVLTTFHADEQVLHAMRAGAAGFVLKDTPPAEIVDAVRRVAAGDPVLSPAVTRQLMRHAAGSAADARQTRARERLAALNDREREVAVAVGRGLANARIAGELFLSVATVKAHVSRVLAKLGLDNRVQIALLVYDAGLLDGDGGEGL; translated from the coding sequence ATGACTGCGACGCCGATCAGACTCCTCCTCGTCGACGACGACCCCCTCGTCCGTGCCGGTCTGGCGCTGATGGTCGGTGGGGCCGGGGACATCGAGGTCGTCGGGGAGGCCGCCGACGGCGGCGAGGCCGAGGAACTGGCGCGGCGGACCCGGCCGGACGTCGTCCTCATGGACCTCCGGATGCCGGCGGTGGACGGGATCACCGCGACGCGACGGCTGCGCGCGCGGCCGGACGCGCCGCAGGTCGTGGTGCTCACCACCTTCCACGCCGACGAACAGGTCCTGCACGCCATGCGCGCCGGCGCCGCCGGCTTCGTGCTGAAGGACACCCCGCCCGCCGAGATCGTCGACGCGGTGCGCCGGGTCGCCGCGGGCGACCCGGTCCTGTCGCCCGCGGTCACCCGGCAGCTGATGCGGCACGCGGCCGGTTCCGCCGCCGACGCCCGGCAGACCCGGGCGCGCGAACGGCTCGCCGCCCTCAACGACCGCGAGCGCGAGGTCGCCGTCGCCGTCGGACGCGGGCTCGCCAACGCGCGGATCGCCGGCGAACTCTTCCTCAGCGTGGCCACCGTCAAGGCCCACGTCTCCCGCGTCCTCGCCAAGCTCGGCCTCGACAACCGGGTGCAGATCGCGCTCCTGGTCTACGACGCCGGGCTGCTGGACGGCGACGGCGGCGAGGGTCTCTAG
- a CDS encoding IclR family transcriptional regulator, with the protein MPTSSASTTDSAKPSAAGGVQSLERAFDLLERMADAGGEVGLSELSAASGLPLPTIHRLMRTLVACGYVRQQANRRYALGPRLIRLGESASRLLGTWARPYLARLVEETGETANMALLDGDEIVYVAQVPSKHSMRMFTEVGRRVLPHSTGVGKALLAGVPDDEVRALLARTGMPAATEKTITTPDGFLAALEEVRQLGYAVDDNEQEIGVRCLAVSVPDSPTAAAISISGPAGRVTERATEKIVPVLQQIATELSAALASQNQG; encoded by the coding sequence GTGCCGACGTCCAGCGCCAGCACCACCGACTCCGCCAAGCCCTCCGCCGCAGGCGGGGTGCAGTCCCTGGAGCGCGCCTTCGACCTGCTCGAGCGGATGGCGGACGCGGGCGGCGAGGTGGGCCTGAGCGAGCTGTCCGCGGCCAGCGGCCTGCCGCTGCCGACCATCCACCGGCTGATGCGCACGCTGGTCGCCTGCGGCTACGTGCGCCAGCAGGCCAACCGGCGGTACGCGCTCGGCCCCCGTCTGATCCGCCTCGGCGAGTCCGCGTCCCGGCTGCTCGGCACCTGGGCGCGGCCGTACCTGGCCCGGCTGGTGGAGGAGACCGGCGAGACGGCCAACATGGCGCTGCTCGACGGCGACGAGATCGTGTACGTCGCCCAGGTGCCGTCGAAGCACTCGATGCGGATGTTCACCGAGGTGGGCCGGCGGGTCCTGCCGCACTCCACCGGCGTCGGCAAGGCGCTGCTCGCCGGGGTTCCGGACGACGAGGTGCGGGCGCTGCTGGCCCGCACCGGCATGCCCGCGGCCACCGAGAAGACCATCACCACGCCGGACGGGTTCCTCGCGGCACTGGAGGAGGTACGGCAGCTGGGGTACGCCGTGGACGACAACGAGCAGGAGATCGGGGTGCGCTGCCTCGCGGTGTCCGTGCCCGACTCCCCCACGGCGGCGGCCATCTCCATCTCCGGACCGGCCGGCCGGGTCACGGAGAGGGCCACGGAGAAGATCGTGCCGGTGCTCCAGCAGATCGCCACCGAACTCTCGGCCGCCCTGGCCAGCCAGAACCAGGGCTGA
- a CDS encoding GntR family transcriptional regulator, whose amino-acid sequence MALDLRVDRSSPVPLYFQLSQQLESAIEHGSLTPGSLLGNEIELAARLGLSRPTVRQAIQSLVDKGLLVRRRGVGTQVVHSQVKRPLELSSLYDDLEAAGQRPATRVLVNTVVPAPTEVAAALGVPEGGEVHRVERLRLAHGEPIAYLINHLPPGLLDLDTGRLEDTGLYRLMRSAGITLHSARQSIGARGATATEAERLTEAEGAPLLTMRRTTYDDTGRAVELGDHTYRPSRYSFEFQLLVRP is encoded by the coding sequence GTGGCGCTCGACCTCCGCGTGGACCGTAGCTCCCCGGTGCCGTTGTATTTCCAGCTCTCCCAGCAGCTGGAGTCCGCCATCGAGCACGGCAGCCTCACCCCGGGCAGTCTGCTCGGCAACGAGATCGAGCTGGCCGCGCGGCTCGGGCTGTCCCGGCCGACCGTCCGCCAGGCCATCCAGTCCCTCGTGGACAAGGGGCTCCTCGTCCGGCGCCGGGGCGTGGGCACCCAGGTCGTGCACAGCCAGGTCAAGCGCCCGCTGGAACTGAGCAGCCTCTACGACGACCTGGAGGCGGCCGGCCAGCGCCCCGCCACCAGGGTGCTGGTCAACACGGTCGTCCCGGCCCCCACCGAGGTCGCCGCCGCGCTCGGCGTCCCCGAGGGCGGCGAGGTGCACCGCGTCGAGCGGCTCCGCCTCGCCCACGGCGAACCCATCGCCTACCTGATCAACCACCTCCCGCCGGGCCTGCTCGACCTGGACACCGGCCGGCTGGAGGACACCGGCCTGTACCGGCTGATGCGCTCCGCCGGGATCACTCTGCACAGCGCCCGCCAGTCCATCGGCGCCCGGGGCGCCACCGCCACCGAGGCCGAGCGGCTGACCGAGGCCGAGGGTGCCCCGCTGCTGACCATGCGGCGCACCACCTACGACGACACCGGCCGCGCGGTGGAGCTGGGCGACCACACCTACCGCCCGAGCCGCTACTCCTTCGAGTTCCAGCTCCTGGTGCGACCGTGA
- a CDS encoding sugar ABC transporter substrate-binding protein — MARFRTWVGIALAGALSVSLAACSSTGGKRAEDARKAAAAQGRAAVNTPRWTFAMITHSGDGDTFWDIVQSGAKQAAVKDNINFLYSHDDEAQQQAQLVDAAVDKKVDGIIVTLAKPDAMKAAVARAEKAGIPVITVNSGSEESKAFGALTHIGQDETIAGEAVGEELNKRGRKKALCVLHEQGNVGHEQRCDGVAKTFRGTLRKLYVNGTNMPDVQSAVGAKLQADKSIDSVVTLGAPYADTAVKARTDAGSKAEIDTFDLNPQVAAALQDGTLGFAVDQQPYLQGYQAVDLLWLYKYNDDVLGGGKPVLTGPQIVTKDQAAELAEYTKRGTR, encoded by the coding sequence GTGGCACGGTTTCGGACCTGGGTAGGCATAGCGCTGGCGGGGGCACTCTCCGTGTCCCTCGCGGCATGCAGCAGCACCGGAGGAAAGCGGGCGGAGGACGCGCGCAAGGCCGCCGCCGCCCAGGGCAGGGCGGCGGTGAACACCCCCCGCTGGACCTTCGCGATGATCACCCACTCGGGGGACGGCGACACCTTCTGGGACATCGTCCAGAGCGGTGCCAAGCAGGCCGCCGTCAAGGACAACATCAACTTCCTGTACTCCCACGACGACGAGGCCCAGCAGCAGGCCCAGCTGGTCGACGCGGCCGTGGACAAGAAGGTCGACGGCATCATCGTCACCCTCGCCAAGCCGGACGCCATGAAGGCCGCCGTGGCCCGCGCCGAGAAGGCCGGCATCCCGGTGATCACGGTGAACTCCGGCTCGGAGGAGTCCAAGGCCTTCGGCGCCCTCACCCACATCGGCCAGGACGAGACCATCGCCGGCGAGGCCGTGGGCGAGGAGCTGAACAAGCGCGGCAGGAAGAAGGCCCTGTGCGTGCTGCACGAACAGGGCAACGTCGGCCACGAGCAGCGCTGCGACGGCGTCGCCAAGACCTTCCGCGGCACGCTGCGCAAGCTCTACGTCAACGGCACCAACATGCCCGACGTGCAGTCCGCCGTCGGAGCCAAGCTCCAGGCCGACAAGTCCATCGACTCCGTCGTCACCCTCGGCGCGCCCTACGCCGACACCGCCGTGAAGGCCAGGACGGACGCGGGCAGCAAGGCCGAGATCGACACCTTCGACCTCAACCCCCAGGTCGCGGCGGCGCTCCAGGACGGCACCCTCGGCTTCGCCGTGGACCAGCAGCCGTACCTCCAGGGCTACCAGGCCGTCGACCTGCTGTGGCTGTACAAGTACAACGACGACGTCCTCGGCGGTGGCAAGCCGGTGCTGACCGGCCCGCAGATCGTCACCAAGGACCAGGCCGCCGAGCTGGCCGAGTACACCAAGCGGGGCACCCGATGA
- a CDS encoding ABC transporter permease → MSAVAGEKPADERLLPASPLRKLLARPELGSVVGALAVFVFFAFVADGFVRASSLSTVLYASSTIGIMAVPVALLMIGGEFDLSAGVMVTSSALISSMFSYQMTANTWVGVGVSLLVTLAIGAFNGFMLTRTRLPSFIITLGTFLMLTGMNLGFTKLIDDTVSTKTIGDMEGFESARAVFASTLTVGGVDVKVTILWWLGLVVLASWILLRTRTGNWIFAVGGNEEAARAVGVPVTRTKIGLYMGVAFGAWISGQHLLFSFDAVQSGEGVGNELIYIIAAVIGGCLITGGYGSAVGSAVGALLFGMTSKGIVFAEWNPDWFKFFLGAMLLLATLLNAWVRKRAEATA, encoded by the coding sequence ATGAGCGCGGTCGCCGGCGAGAAGCCGGCCGACGAACGGCTGCTGCCGGCCTCCCCGCTGCGCAAGCTGCTCGCCCGCCCGGAGCTGGGCTCGGTCGTCGGCGCCCTGGCCGTCTTCGTCTTCTTCGCCTTCGTCGCCGACGGCTTCGTGCGCGCCTCCAGCCTCAGCACGGTGCTGTACGCCTCGTCGACCATCGGCATCATGGCCGTACCCGTCGCGCTGCTGATGATCGGCGGCGAGTTCGACCTCTCGGCGGGCGTCATGGTGACGTCGTCCGCGCTGATCTCCTCGATGTTCAGCTACCAGATGACGGCGAACACCTGGGTCGGCGTGGGCGTGTCGCTGCTGGTCACGCTGGCCATCGGCGCCTTCAACGGCTTCATGCTCACCCGGACCAGGCTGCCCAGCTTCATCATCACGCTGGGCACCTTCCTGATGCTGACCGGCATGAACCTCGGCTTCACCAAGCTGATCGACGACACGGTCTCCACCAAGACCATCGGCGACATGGAGGGCTTCGAGAGCGCCCGCGCCGTCTTCGCCTCCACGCTCACCGTCGGCGGCGTCGACGTGAAGGTCACCATCCTGTGGTGGCTGGGCCTGGTCGTCCTCGCCTCCTGGATCCTGCTGCGCACCCGCACCGGCAACTGGATCTTCGCCGTCGGCGGCAACGAGGAGGCGGCCCGCGCGGTCGGCGTCCCGGTCACCCGCACCAAGATCGGCCTCTACATGGGCGTCGCCTTCGGCGCCTGGATCTCCGGCCAGCACCTGCTCTTCTCCTTCGACGCCGTCCAGTCCGGCGAGGGCGTCGGCAACGAGCTGATCTACATCATCGCGGCCGTCATCGGCGGCTGCCTGATCACCGGCGGCTACGGCAGCGCGGTCGGCTCGGCCGTGGGCGCGCTGCTGTTCGGCATGACCAGCAAGGGCATCGTCTTCGCCGAGTGGAACCCCGACTGGTTCAAGTTCTTCCTCGGAGCGATGCTGCTCCTCGCGACCCTGCTCAACGCCTGGGTCCGCAAGCGCGCGGAGGCGACCGCATGA
- a CDS encoding AIM24 family protein, producing MTLQQEIVGNAMQMAVVSLRPGQTVYCEAGKFLFKTANVTMETRLSGPSGGGGQQQGGSGGMGGLLRQAMGTAMQVGQRMLAGESLAFQYFTAQGGEGTVGFAGVLPGEMRALELDGTRAWFAEKDAFVAAESSVEFGIAFAGGRTGMSGGEGFVLEKFTGRGTVIIAGAGNFIDLNPADFGGRIEVDTGCVVAFEEGIRYGVQRVGGLNRQGIMNAVLGGEGLSLATLEGDGRVILQSLTIEGLANALKKAQGGDKQGPTGGLFSTHAG from the coding sequence GTGACCCTTCAGCAAGAGATCGTCGGCAACGCCATGCAGATGGCGGTCGTCAGCCTGCGCCCCGGCCAGACCGTGTACTGCGAGGCCGGCAAGTTCCTGTTCAAGACCGCGAACGTGACCATGGAGACCCGGTTGTCCGGCCCGTCGGGCGGCGGCGGACAGCAGCAGGGCGGCTCCGGCGGCATGGGCGGGCTGCTGCGCCAGGCCATGGGCACCGCCATGCAGGTCGGGCAGCGCATGCTCGCCGGCGAGTCGCTGGCCTTCCAGTACTTCACCGCCCAGGGCGGCGAGGGCACGGTCGGTTTCGCGGGTGTGCTTCCCGGGGAGATGCGGGCCCTGGAACTGGACGGCACGCGCGCGTGGTTCGCCGAGAAGGACGCCTTCGTGGCCGCCGAGTCCAGCGTCGAGTTCGGCATCGCCTTCGCCGGCGGGCGCACCGGCATGAGCGGCGGCGAGGGCTTCGTCCTGGAGAAGTTCACCGGGCGGGGCACGGTGATCATCGCCGGCGCGGGCAACTTCATCGACCTGAACCCGGCCGACTTCGGCGGCCGCATCGAGGTCGACACCGGCTGTGTGGTCGCCTTCGAGGAGGGCATCCGGTACGGCGTCCAGCGCGTCGGCGGCCTCAACCGCCAGGGGATCATGAACGCCGTCCTCGGCGGCGAGGGCCTGTCCCTGGCCACCCTGGAGGGCGACGGCCGGGTGATCCTCCAGTCCCTCACCATCGAGGGCCTGGCCAACGCCCTGAAGAAGGCCCAGGGCGGCGACAAGCAGGGCCCGACCGGCGGACTGTTCTCCACTCACGCCGGCTGA
- a CDS encoding DUF5955 family protein, translating to MGQRPVTGVDEDPRVAELRTAVSRLRRQLAVLRVDFPDRAIAEEELGALAAMAAGGVPEIPRLRASLLLVAGAIGSMSALTRGLAQVRAAIDLFGEPPRP from the coding sequence TTGGGGCAGAGGCCGGTGACCGGCGTCGACGAGGACCCGAGAGTGGCGGAATTGCGTACCGCCGTGTCCCGGCTGCGCCGCCAACTCGCCGTGTTACGCGTGGACTTTCCCGACCGTGCGATAGCCGAGGAAGAACTGGGCGCCCTGGCCGCGATGGCCGCCGGAGGCGTCCCGGAGATTCCACGGCTGCGCGCCTCGCTGCTGCTGGTCGCCGGCGCGATCGGCTCGATGAGCGCGCTGACTCGCGGCCTGGCCCAGGTGCGCGCCGCGATCGACCTGTTCGGCGAGCCCCCACGGCCCTGA
- a CDS encoding ribonuclease domain-containing protein translates to MRFPPRATRIGAAAALLSALLVGGTVTATTADAAAQSVGSICYGDLPAQAYDTLDLIAQGGPYPYSQDGSVFQNREGVLPGHTAGYYHEYTVITPGSSTRGARRIVTGEKYREDYYTADHYASFDLVDYGC, encoded by the coding sequence ATGAGATTCCCCCCACGCGCGACGCGCATCGGTGCAGCAGCCGCCCTCCTGTCCGCCCTCCTCGTGGGCGGCACCGTCACGGCCACCACGGCGGACGCCGCGGCACAGTCGGTCGGCAGCATCTGTTACGGCGACCTTCCCGCCCAGGCGTACGACACCCTGGACCTGATCGCACAGGGCGGCCCGTATCCGTACTCGCAGGACGGGAGCGTCTTCCAGAACCGGGAAGGCGTCCTGCCCGGCCACACGGCCGGCTACTACCACGAGTACACCGTGATCACTCCCGGCTCCTCCACCCGCGGTGCGCGGCGCATCGTCACCGGTGAGAAGTACCGGGAGGACTACTACACGGCGGACCACTACGCCTCGTTCGACCTGGTCGACTACGGCTGCTGA
- the alc gene encoding allantoicase — protein MTATPSFTGDANPYGGGDPYADYRTADFPFTQYANLADRQLGAGVIAANDEFFAQRENLLVPERAEFDPEHFGHKGKVMDGWETRRRRGVSAEHPWPTAEDHDWALVRLGAPGVIRGIVVDTAHFRGNYPQAVSVEGARVPGSPSPEELLRADVKWTTLVPRTPVGGHAANGFEVTAEECFTHLRVNQHPDGGIARLRVYGEVVPDPEWLAALGTFDVVALENGGRVEDASNLFYSPATNTIQPGRSRKMDDGWETRRRRDRGNDWISYRLVAQSAVRAVEIDTAYLKGNSAGWASVSVRDGEDGEWTEVLPRTRLQPDTNHRFVLPEAAVGTHARIDIFPDGGISRLRLFGSLTERGASALAARHQELGG, from the coding sequence GTGACGGCGACACCCAGCTTCACCGGCGACGCGAACCCCTACGGAGGCGGCGACCCGTACGCGGACTACCGCACCGCCGACTTCCCCTTCACCCAGTACGCCAACCTCGCCGACCGGCAGCTCGGCGCCGGTGTCATCGCCGCCAACGACGAGTTCTTCGCCCAGCGGGAGAACCTGCTGGTGCCCGAGCGGGCCGAGTTCGACCCGGAGCACTTCGGCCACAAGGGCAAGGTCATGGACGGCTGGGAGACCCGCCGCCGGCGCGGTGTCTCCGCCGAGCACCCCTGGCCCACCGCCGAGGACCACGACTGGGCGCTGGTCCGGCTCGGCGCGCCCGGCGTGATCCGCGGCATCGTCGTCGACACCGCCCACTTCCGCGGCAACTACCCGCAGGCCGTCTCCGTCGAGGGCGCCCGCGTACCCGGCTCGCCCTCGCCCGAGGAACTGCTCCGCGCCGACGTGAAGTGGACCACCCTCGTCCCGCGCACCCCGGTCGGCGGCCACGCGGCCAACGGCTTCGAGGTCACCGCCGAGGAGTGCTTCACCCACCTGCGGGTCAACCAGCACCCCGACGGCGGCATCGCCCGGCTGCGGGTGTACGGCGAGGTCGTCCCGGACCCCGAGTGGCTGGCGGCGCTCGGCACCTTCGACGTGGTCGCGCTGGAGAACGGCGGCCGGGTCGAGGACGCCTCCAACCTCTTCTACTCGCCGGCCACGAACACCATCCAGCCGGGCCGCTCCCGCAAGATGGACGACGGCTGGGAGACCCGCCGCCGCCGTGACCGGGGCAACGACTGGATCAGCTACCGGCTCGTCGCCCAGTCCGCCGTCCGCGCCGTGGAGATCGACACCGCCTACCTGAAGGGCAACAGCGCCGGCTGGGCGTCGGTGTCCGTCCGGGACGGCGAGGACGGCGAGTGGACCGAGGTCCTGCCGCGCACCCGGCTCCAGCCCGACACCAACCACCGCTTCGTCCTGCCCGAGGCGGCGGTCGGCACGCACGCGCGGATCGACATCTTCCCCGACGGCGGCATCTCCCGGCTGCGCCTGTTCGGCTCCCTGACCGAGCGCGGCGCGAGCGCCCTGGCCGCCCGCCACCAGGAACTGGGCGGCTGA